Genomic segment of Bacillota bacterium:
AGCGCGATGCCCTCGCAAGACAGAGGAGGAGGTATGACACGAAGCCGGACTTTGCTTTTGCTGTGTGCTACTGCTCTGGTCAGGTGCGTATCCGCTGCGCCTGCCGAGGAGATTCGTTCCGAGCTGTTGCAGGGGGTGACGGAGATTGCCGCGCCCGGTATCCCCGGTCCGATGGTCATTACTTCGCCGAACGCGATACCGGTAGTGTGTGCCCGAGCCGGCGAAGCGGTTTTCGAGCCGGTGGTTGTGGCAGCGCAATGGGGGAAGGCGCGCGTTGTGGCGTTGGGTCACCCCGGTTACTTCGGCGCGGAAGCACTCCGCACCGCTGACACCGGCAAGATGGTTCTGAACGCCGCGCGCTGGCTGAGCGGAGGCAAATCAGATGCCGCAGTCGGAGTGTATCGCCAGCCGGAGCTGCTTGCGTTCCTGCAGGAGCATCGCGTGCGCCCTCTGTCGCTCGACGGAGGCGACTGGACAAAGAGACTGGGAACCGTTGACGTATTGTGTTGCTCGCCGGCATCACTGGACAGGCGCGAGATAGAAACCGTGCGAGCCTGGGCACGACGCGGCAAAGGCTTGCTGCTGGCAGATTTGGGATGGGGCTGGCTACAGCTGAACCCCGGCAAGCAAATCACCGACCACCACGGCAATCTGTTACTGGCAGACGCAGGCATCTACTGGGCAGACGGTTACCTGTCTACCACCTCACCGCGGGGATACCGTACCGACATTACCCCACCAGCGGAGTGTCACGCGCTGGTGGCATTGCATACGCTGCGGCAATCCCCTCCCTCTTCCGAACCCACGGCGCAGAAACGGCTGCTTCAGGCGGAGTGGACACTGGAACAAGCGTTGCGCACGGTTCCTTCCTCGCAAAAGCGATTTCTCTCCGAACTGCAGAAAGCCTGTGCGCGGGTACCCCAGGAGCTGATGTCCCTGAGCAAACCCGTAACGCAGGCGGAGCCGCTAGCCCGCCTTGCCATCGCAGTGCAGACGGAGCAGATAAAGCGCTTGCCGCCAGAAAAGGTGAAAGCGCATCCTTCCGCGCAGACTTTTCCAGGTGCCGTTCCTCCAGACGTGCCCCGAGTGGAACGCACCATCTCCGTTGATACGCGCATTCCCCGATGGCACAGCACCGGTTTATACGCCGCCCCCGGTGAAGTCATCACTGTGGAGATACCTTCATCTGCTGCGGACAAGGGACTCTCGTTACGTATCGGCGTGCATACCGATACGCTGTGGCACCTGCCAAAGTGGGAACGTGCTCCCGAAATCAGTTTCAGCTTCCCGCTGAAATCGGCAATTACTCGCGCCGCGAGCGCGTTCGGCGGCACCATCGTGATAGAAGTACCTGAAGGATGTTCGCTCGGCAGGATAACCACCACCATTCGTGGCGCAGTGGAAGCCCCTTATTTCGTGCGGGGCAAAACCGGTCTGGAAGAGTGGAAACGCTCTATCCGCTACGCCCCTGCGCCCTGGGCAGAGTTGCAGGGTAAGCGCGTGATACTCAGCGTGCCGTCGCGCGTGGTACGCACCCTGGATGACCCTGAAAGCTTGCTGGCATTCTGGGACGCGGTCGTCGATGCCTGCGCCGATTTAGCGGGTATCCCTGCGGAACGCCCCTTCCCCGAGCGATACGTCTGTGACAGGCAGATTTCCGCTGGCTATATGCACTCCGGCTATCCCATCATGACGTGGATGGATGTGGCGGATCTGGTGGTTGACCTGCCGCGTCTGCGTCGGGAAGGCTCGTGGGGACATTTCCATGAAATGGGGCATAACCATCAGAGTCCCGACTGGACTTTTGAAGGCACCGGTGAAGTCACGGTGAACCTCTTCTCTATGTACATCTACCATAAGGTGCTGGGTCAGCCGTTTGACCAGGGGCACCCCGCCATCCGCGACCGCGAGAAGCGGTTACAGCGCGTGAAGGAATACCTGGCGCGCGGCGCGCGTTTCGAGGAATGGAAAAACGACCCGTTCCTGGCGTTGACCATGTACATCCATGTCATCGAGGCTTTCGGCTGGGAACCCATGAAACAGGTGATCGCGGAATACCGGCAGCTGCCAGCGCAGGAGCGTCCGCACACGGACGACCAGAAACGCGACCAGTGGATGATACGCCTGTCGAGGGCGGTGGGGAGAAACCTCGCGCCGTTCTTTGACCTGTGGGGAGTACCCATTTCGCAACAGGCGCGCGATGCGGTTCAACACCTCCCTGTGTGGTTACCGCCGGAGCTGCAGGGCTGATACGTGGACTGCGGCTCAGCGGGAGCCTCGCCCTCCAGCTCCGGGATGCCCCTATCAGGCACCGCTGCTATTTTTGATACTCGCTAGCCTTCGTCGTAGCCCTTCAGCGGGCGATACCAGATGTTGCGGTAACGCACCAGGTCGCCGTGGTCCTGCAGGCGGAGCGGGCCTGTCGGCGGATGCGGCGTGTACGAGGGCAGAATGCGATGCTGTGTCGCCCCCATCAGATCGGTGGCGTGATGCACCACCACGCCGTTGTGCAGCACGGTAACCATCGCCGGGCGCACCAGCTTCTCCCCGTCGAATCGTGGGGCAAGCCAGATGATGTCGTAGGTCTGCCACTCGCCCGGCTTGCGGCAGGCGTTCACCAGCGGCGGATACTGCCCGTAAATGGCAGCGGTGGTGCCGTCGGGATAGGTGATGTTGTCGTAGCAATCCAGCACCTGAATCTCGTAGCGTCCCATCAGGAACACGCCGCTGTTGCCGCGTCCCTGACCCTCTCCCTTCACAACGGCAGGTGCAGCCCACTCGATATGCAGCTGGCAATCACCGAAGTGCTCCTTCGTCTGGATGTCGCCCGTGCCCGGCACCACCTCCATATACCCGTTTTCCACCTTCCACCGTGCCTCGCCGCCGTTCACCGACTCCCACCCAGCAAGGCTGGTGCCGTCAAACAGCATCACCGCGTCTGAAGGTGGTTCGCCGGGTTTCTCCTGCGTGCTGCAGGTGCCGGGCGTGACCACACGGGGTTGCGGTCGGTTGCCGTCATGCACTCGCCACCGGGTACCCGGCAAGAATGGGGTATCGTCATAACCAATCTGTGCCATAGCGATTCCTCCTTACTCTGGTGTATACTCATTACACGGCATCTGTGTATCCTCCTGCCGTGAGGGTAGCATCGCCTATACGCAGGGGTATCACTTAAAAATATGCGTTTTCATGGCAAGAAAAATGAAACATTCTGGCAGTTGCTGCGTCTATGCAATCGACAGGGCGTAGCAGAGACACACTTCCCGAAGAGGTGAAACTGCGATGGTATCGCCAACAACCACCCTGGAACGCTTGCGCCATTATTTACGGCAAAACCAGTCTCGCCTGCGAGCGGCGCCGACGCAGGCGGAACAGGTGGACATGCTTGCGCAAATACAGCAGCCCTCCGATGACTACCCTGTAGCAAGCCTCAGGGTGGTTGAGCACGCCGAGATGCGGGCGATAGCCGTGCGCCCTGTCTCCCAGTCCAATGCCCTCAAACACTTTCTGGACGGCATCCAGCGACAGCGCATCCTCTACTACGAGGGAATGGTGCCCGTGTTCTATGCCTACCTGTCGGCGGTGGTGCGCTCTCGGGTAGATAGGAAGATGTGCTGTCTGCCGCAAACTGGCTCCCTCGTACGAAGAGACGCCCTGTATGCGCCTTTACGTTATGTGGATGCTCAGGGATTGCGCCAGCAGGGCATTCCTCTCCGCGACGTGGAGATTGACGAGCCGCTTCCCGCACATCCTGCGCTAATCCAGCTCACGGCGAACCGCATCTCCAACGACCGCGAGGTACTGGAACGCGAGCTGGCTGAGCAATGGATGAACTGGCTCAGCACAAAAGGCTCGGAAGACTGGCTGGTGGTGGATGGAGCCATCGCTGAACTTGTTCGAATAATCCCCAATGCAAAGGTTATCGGTCTGGCAAAGACGAGTGTGGGCGTGGAACGTGCGCTCACTCCAGAGCAGATGCAGGTCGTGTACGGTTTGCGCAAGGCGGAACGCAGCAGCGTGTTTACAGTAACGCGCCCCGGTCAGGCGACGGTTTACTCGTGGTTTCTGCGCCTGCACGACCCGACGAAGGGCAGTCTGCTGTACGGGTTGTTACGCGTCGAGATGCCCGCCAACCAAAGCCTGTTGAAGCAGGTAGACACCCTCTCTACGTGGATTCTGGAAGACCGTGTGCCCCTAGCCGTGCCCGACACGCGCTACGACCGCCTGCTCTACCCCATGCGGGACTGCGAACAGTATCTGCGCGCACACGCCCCGAGCGCGGCGCAGCTGGAAGCGCTGGCGCAGCTGGTGTAGATTACAACTCGTCGACGTCTTCCACGCCGAGTTCACGCAACCGCGCCGCGAGTCGTTCCGCCCGTTGACGTTCCTGCTCTGCCAGTCGACGCGCCTCTTCCCGCTGGCGTTCCATCTCCTCAGGCGACAGGAACCGCTCGCCATCGGGACGCACCAGCACCAGCTGCCCTTCATCGAGACCGAACCGAATGCCCAGACGGGGGCTCACCCAGCCCTCCAGTTCCTCAATGGGTTGCAATCGCCCCTCACGCCGTACCCAGCCGTCCAGACTGCCCCGGTCGGGGTCGTACAGATAGTATTCCTCCACGCCATACCGGTCATAAAAGGCGAGTTTGTCCATCAGCTCGTGGAAGCGGTTGTTGGGAGAGACAATCTCGAACACCACTTGCGGTGGCACATTCTCTTCTCGCCACTGCCGGTATGCGGTTCGGTCTCCCTTTGGTCTTCCGAAGACAACCATCACATCGGGGGCGCAGCGTATTTCCGGATGCCCATATTCGGGATACCACAGCAAATCTGCCGCCACAAACACATTCGGGTCGTCCCGGAACATGCCCGCCAGCCCCGTGTAGATGGTCACTATCCAGCGCAGCTGTTTGGTGTTGTCTGCCATGGGCTTTCCATCGCTCGCCGGGTAGAGCGCTTCCTCCTTGCGAAGTTCTCTCTCCAGTTCCGGAGACAGGATGACCATCTCCCCCACCTGCCTTGACAATCGTCTACGTGTTTATGTTACCATAAGAGAGAGGCGATTGTATAGCGAGGTATCCCGATGGCAACGCCAGCAAACGACAAACCGATTGGGCGAGTGGTGGGTACGGAACGCAAGCCGAACACCGCCTTCACCTTCAACTTCTGGTGCAACCCCGACGCACCCGTCGGCATCGGCACGATTGTGGTGGTGCGCAGCGAGGCGCGTACCGTGTGGGGGGTGGTCACCGAGGGCTTCGGTTATAACGACCTCGAGACCCCCATCTACGATTACATCGGCTCGGATGGGGTGGCGGAAGCCGAAACTCCCACTGTGCGCCCAGAGATGCGTTTGTACGTCGCCTCCGTACTGCGCCAGCAGCCGGAAGAACCGGTGCAGCCCGCCCCAATCGCGCCCGTATACTTAGCCGACGAGACGGAGGTGTGCATGGCGTTGCGCATGGACTCGTTCGACGCGCGCGGCATCCCGATTGGCGTCTACCGCAACGGCGAGCGGCTTTCGCCCATTCTGCTGGACAGCCGCTTCCTGCTGGGTCCTGAAGCGGGGCATCTCAACGTGACGGGGACCTCCGGACTCGCCGCCAAAACCAGCGCGATTATGTTCCTGATTCAAGCCACTTTCCAAAAGCTGTCTGAAGACAGGACAGTGGCGGCGCTGTTGTTTAACGTGAAGGGCGGCGACCTGATGTTTATCGACCTGCCGCCCGAAGACGATTTCCTGACTGACGAGGATAAGCGCATGTACGACGCGCTGGGCGTGCAGCCGAAACCGTTTGAAAAGGTGGAATACTACGCCCCGTTCAAGCAGGACAGGGTCAACCTGAACACGCTGCGCACCCATCCCGACCTGCGCCACAACGTCTACCCCCTGCACTGGGGGCTGAAAGAGGTGCTGGACTACACCGAAGTGATGCTGAATCGCGACGACATTGACGTGAAAGCCGATGCCTTCCTGCAGTTTATCAAACAGCGCGTGGTAGACCCCGGCAAGTTCGAGTTCGACAAAGAGGAACAGGACGCCGGTGCGCCCCCGGTCATGACTGTCAGCAACTTCTCCGAGTTAACGCGCTGGCTGGACACGGTGCTGCGGGTGGCAGAGAAGCGTGGACGCGAAGCGTGGCGATCGCACGCCTACCCCACCATCCGGAAGGTGTATAACCGCCTGAGCAACCTGACCACCCGCTATCGCGGACTGGTGGGCGAGAGCGGTTACGTCTCCGACCTGCCTGACCGCTTTGAGGACAGAACCGTTTATGTCATCGACGTTTCGCAGCTGGAGCAGGAGGAGCAGGACCTCATCATCACGCGCGTGATTGCCGAGCTGCGCAAGCGCATGGAGAGCCATCAACTGGGCGTAGACCACCTGATTGTGGTGGTGGACGAGCTGAACAAGTACGCGCCCTCCTTCGGCAGGGAAACCTACATGTTGCGCACCCTGCTGGACATCACCGAACGCGGACGCTATCTGGGGCTGGTGCTGTTTGGGGCGCAGCAGTTTCGTTCACAGGTGGAGCGGCGCGTGGCGGGCAACTGCGCCACCAGCCTGTACGGGCGCATCGAGATGGAGGAGCTGGCGCAGCCGGGATACAGCGTGTTCGGGCAGGCAGTGAAGGAGAAACTCGCGGCGTGCGAGCCGGGCGAGGTGCTGGTGCGCCATCCCCACTTCACACAGCCGGTGTTTGTGCGCTTCCCCCGCCCCTGCTACCTGCGCGGTTCGGATGGCATTCGCCGCTACCCGCCGCAGGAGAAGCCGTTTGACGTTGCCGTGTGGGAGACCTTACGGCAGATTGCCCCGCAACTGGAGTATACAGCGGTCAAAACAGTTATTGACGACCACGCCGCGCAGAGCAACGGGATGGACGTGAACCGCGTATCCGAAGCGATGCACCGCGTGCTGCTGGAGCGTCCGGAGCCGTCGCGCGTGCTGGAGCGGTTCAAAGCGTATTTACCAAAACCGCTTGCCGTTTCTGTGGTGTCGTCGCCTGCAGGACTCACGGGTCCTGCCTTCGATCCTGCAGCGGGCGACAACTACGACCCTGACGACCCGTTCTCGGCATTTTGATACGGTACAGGCTAAAAGCGAAAGGAACGTGAGCGCGATGCCTTCTGCCCCTGCAGCGGCTGACCATCTCTGTCAGCTGATACAAAACAAGAATCTGCTCCAAATGCCGTCGAGGTTGCTGGTTGCCGGCTGCGGCAATGGTTCGGAAGCACTTCACCTTTACCATAATCTGCAAATCCCTGTCGTCGCGTTCGACATTAAAGAACACCCCTCGTGGCATTCAAAACCGCCAGGGGTGTGGTTTCTCCGAGCGGATGTCGGGCGTTTACCCTTCCCGGATGAAAGCTTCGACGCTGTTTTTTATCACCATGTCATCGAACATGTCCCCGACCCCGAAGCCAGCTTGCGGGAGCTTGGTCGGGTACTGTGTAACGGGGGCTGGATGTACATCGGCACCCCCAATCGTCGCCGGGTAGTTGGCTATTTAGGGTCTCCCAACGCTACATGGAGGCAGAAGCTGGCGTGGAATCTCGTAGATTACAAAGCGAGGTTGCGCGGGCGGTTCCGCAACGAGCTGGGCGCACATGCCGGATTCACCCAAGCGGAACTGCAGGCAATGCTATCGCCCTATTTCGCAAGAGTGCAGTGGCTAACCGCCGACTACCTTCGCTTCAAGTACGGCACGAAGCTGCCAGCACCCTTCCTCAAATTACTGGTCAGCAGATGGGGCGTGCAGTTTCTGGCGCCGGCAATCTATGCACTCTGCCGGAAGGGCGAAACACCGGCAACGGCAGAGCAGTGAGGGCGTCACCCCAATTTGCGGTACTCCGCCTCCAGCTGCTGCCGCTCGGCTTCGGAGGGCATGGAACGCCGTAGGATGCCCCTGTAGCGGATAATGCCCCGGCTGTCCAGCAGAATCACCTGCTTCTGGATTAAGGGGTTGCGCACGCCGGTGTCGTCGTTCGCCCACTCGTCGCTCACCATCATCCAGAAGCCGATGCGCGGGTGTTGTAACGCGCGATAAAGTTGCTGCAAATCGCGCCGGTTCGACGACGCATAAGCAGAGGGCGTAACCACCACACCGACCAGATGAAGGTCCGGGCAACGTGCAAGCAGGTCACGCCATCCCTGCCACTGTTCGGGTTTCCACGCCGCTGCACCATCGAACCACAGGGGGAACCAGAGTAACACGGGCTTCCCCCGTCTCGTACACAGCCACCCTGCCGAAGGTCTCCGAGGGCACGTTCAATGCGGGGAACGGATTGCCCACCGCGAAGCCGCGCCGCGTCTGCCGCATGGCTTCCCACTTTCTTGACCAGGCAACCGCTTCCTCGCGCATGGCCAGCAAGCGCTGCTGGCGCTGTTGATGCTCGCGCCACAACACCACCTGCCAGGCAACTACCGGAATCAACACAAGCACCAGCACCGTCAAGCCTTCACGAGACACAAGCCACGAAAACACACTTCTCATCGTTCACCTCCGCGTTTTTCAACTGGTGAAGCAGGGCATTCACCTTCATACCTTTACAGCTCCATCGCATCCTGAAACGTGGAAGCCGCGGTACCCGTAGCTGCCATTCCCCCCTTCATGCTCAGGTCCACACTGCCGTCCTTGCGCAACACGACGACAGGGGACTCCGGGAAAAACCAGGCACGGCGGTCTATCGGGTAACTGGCTCCAAGGTAAAAGGGCTCGCGATGCTCACGACAAATCACCACAGGAGTCCTCTCCCCTCGTTTCTCCATCACCTCGCTGAATGTCATGTGTCCTTCCCGAAGGGCAATCTCGTCCAGCGCCTGACGACAAAAGGTAAAATAGGATGACCAACCACCGGGTGGGCGAAACGTTTTCTACAGCTCTTTGATTGCTTCTGCTGCCACGCGGGCTTCCCACGGGCAAATCATGATGTCCATCGACGCATATTGCGGTACCAGCTAATTAACGTAACAAGGCCAGTCCTCCGTTTGGTAATCCGCCTGATACATCTTGATGGCTTGCCCAATCTGACGGAGCTGGCTCTGACACACCGAGACGTAGGTGCGGCGCAGTGACTGGGAGATCGCCGGATACGGCAACGCAGCTAATATCGCAATAATGCTCACTGCAGCGAGTATCTCTATCAGTGTAAACGCTTGGAGTCTTGTGTGTCTACAGATCATCGTTTCCCCCCCTTTTTATACCCGCCGGCACCTCAACGGATTACAATCCGTAGCATTCTGGATCCGGCCACCGATCTTTTTGCCTGCATTCGCAGTCTGCCTGTCCATCCCTGTTGCAATCATAAAATCGCTTGACAGTGAGTCCCATCTTACCTAGAGCACAGCACTCGAAATTCATAAACACCCTCCACGGCGGGCAGTTGACTGTGCAGTCCGAACCGCTACAACCGCAGTTGTTCGGGTCTTCGCATCCCCTTTCGCAGGTGCTAACCCTGCAAGGATGTACACTTGCCCAGACACGCACCGGGAACAGCACGACAGCAACGTCCAGCGTTGCTGCCAGCAGAAGCATCAGGCACAGACGCACTGCACCACGGAAAAGTCCCTTGTAGTTCATCTTAAAGCCTTCTTTTCCGGTTGCGTTTCCATTATAAATAAACGCATCAGCCTTCCAAAATGGGACAACCAGACGCCGTTTTTCGCACAATTAACCCCCCTCGCCTGCCACGTGCCGCTCCCGCCGGCGCAGCCTGGCGATCGCACGCTGGTACACCTTGCGCACGCTGTCGGTATGGCAATCCATCCGCTGGGAAATCTCTTCGAAGGTGTACTGCTCCTCGAGGTGCATTCGGACAATCTGTGCTTCATCCGCCACGTCCGCAGCAACGTCGGCATCGAAGCCGTCATGGCGAAAGCGCTTAGCCGCGCGGGCAAGCCATCTTCGATAGCCCGTGCCATCGCGACCAACGCTCCGCATCGAGACCACCTCAATCTTGCGTTGCGGATTGCCCCCATTATAATGCGTTGCGTCTCTGCGGTCAAGGAACCCCCCTTGACACTATCCACCCGCTGCTGGTACATATACCTGCGTGCCTGAGAAAGCACCAGAGGCAGGACGGATATGTGCAAAGAGGAACTCGTTCCAACCCATTGCGGTTTTGTGGCGATTGTGGGCAAGCCGAATGTGGGCAAGTCCACGCTGTTGAACGTCATGCTGGGGGTGAAGGTGTCCGCCATCACATCGCGCCCACAGACCACACGGCGGGGTGTGCGCGGTATCTACACCGAAGGCAACCGCCAGGTGGT
This window contains:
- a CDS encoding M60 family metallopeptidase produces the protein MTRSRTLLLLCATALVRCVSAAPAEEIRSELLQGVTEIAAPGIPGPMVITSPNAIPVVCARAGEAVFEPVVVAAQWGKARVVALGHPGYFGAEALRTADTGKMVLNAARWLSGGKSDAAVGVYRQPELLAFLQEHRVRPLSLDGGDWTKRLGTVDVLCCSPASLDRREIETVRAWARRGKGLLLADLGWGWLQLNPGKQITDHHGNLLLADAGIYWADGYLSTTSPRGYRTDITPPAECHALVALHTLRQSPPSSEPTAQKRLLQAEWTLEQALRTVPSSQKRFLSELQKACARVPQELMSLSKPVTQAEPLARLAIAVQTEQIKRLPPEKVKAHPSAQTFPGAVPPDVPRVERTISVDTRIPRWHSTGLYAAPGEVITVEIPSSAADKGLSLRIGVHTDTLWHLPKWERAPEISFSFPLKSAITRAASAFGGTIVIEVPEGCSLGRITTTIRGAVEAPYFVRGKTGLEEWKRSIRYAPAPWAELQGKRVILSVPSRVVRTLDDPESLLAFWDAVVDACADLAGIPAERPFPERYVCDRQISAGYMHSGYPIMTWMDVADLVVDLPRLRREGSWGHFHEMGHNHQSPDWTFEGTGEVTVNLFSMYIYHKVLGQPFDQGHPAIRDREKRLQRVKEYLARGARFEEWKNDPFLALTMYIHVIEAFGWEPMKQVIAEYRQLPAQERPHTDDQKRDQWMIRLSRAVGRNLAPFFDLWGVPISQQARDAVQHLPVWLPPELQG
- a CDS encoding class I SAM-dependent methyltransferase, with the protein product MPSRLLVAGCGNGSEALHLYHNLQIPVVAFDIKEHPSWHSKPPGVWFLRADVGRLPFPDESFDAVFYHHVIEHVPDPEASLRELGRVLCNGGWMYIGTPNRRRVVGYLGSPNATWRQKLAWNLVDYKARLRGRFRNELGAHAGFTQAELQAMLSPYFARVQWLTADYLRFKYGTKLPAPFLKLLVSRWGVQFLAPAIYALCRKGETPATAEQ
- a CDS encoding Uma2 family endonuclease, which produces MVILSPELERELRKEEALYPASDGKPMADNTKQLRWIVTIYTGLAGMFRDDPNVFVAADLLWYPEYGHPEIRCAPDVMVVFGRPKGDRTAYRQWREENVPPQVVFEIVSPNNRFHELMDKLAFYDRYGVEEYYLYDPDRGSLDGWVRREGRLQPIEELEGWVSPRLGIRFGLDEGQLVLVRPDGERFLSPEEMERQREEARRLAEQERQRAERLAARLRELGVEDVDEL
- a CDS encoding prepilin-type N-terminal cleavage/methylation domain-containing protein; its protein translation is MICRHTRLQAFTLIEILAAVSIIAILAALPYPAISQSLRRTYVSVCQSQLRQIGQAIKMYQADYQTEDWPCYVN
- a CDS encoding DUF1080 domain-containing protein translates to MAQIGYDDTPFLPGTRWRVHDGNRPQPRVVTPGTCSTQEKPGEPPSDAVMLFDGTSLAGWESVNGGEARWKVENGYMEVVPGTGDIQTKEHFGDCQLHIEWAAPAVVKGEGQGRGNSGVFLMGRYEIQVLDCYDNITYPDGTTAAIYGQYPPLVNACRKPGEWQTYDIIWLAPRFDGEKLVRPAMVTVLHNGVVVHHATDLMGATQHRILPSYTPHPPTGPLRLQDHGDLVRYRNIWYRPLKGYDEG
- a CDS encoding ATP-binding protein — translated: MATPANDKPIGRVVGTERKPNTAFTFNFWCNPDAPVGIGTIVVVRSEARTVWGVVTEGFGYNDLETPIYDYIGSDGVAEAETPTVRPEMRLYVASVLRQQPEEPVQPAPIAPVYLADETEVCMALRMDSFDARGIPIGVYRNGERLSPILLDSRFLLGPEAGHLNVTGTSGLAAKTSAIMFLIQATFQKLSEDRTVAALLFNVKGGDLMFIDLPPEDDFLTDEDKRMYDALGVQPKPFEKVEYYAPFKQDRVNLNTLRTHPDLRHNVYPLHWGLKEVLDYTEVMLNRDDIDVKADAFLQFIKQRVVDPGKFEFDKEEQDAGAPPVMTVSNFSELTRWLDTVLRVAEKRGREAWRSHAYPTIRKVYNRLSNLTTRYRGLVGESGYVSDLPDRFEDRTVYVIDVSQLEQEEQDLIITRVIAELRKRMESHQLGVDHLIVVVDELNKYAPSFGRETYMLRTLLDITERGRYLGLVLFGAQQFRSQVERRVAGNCATSLYGRIEMEELAQPGYSVFGQAVKEKLAACEPGEVLVRHPHFTQPVFVRFPRPCYLRGSDGIRRYPPQEKPFDVAVWETLRQIAPQLEYTAVKTVIDDHAAQSNGMDVNRVSEAMHRVLLERPEPSRVLERFKAYLPKPLAVSVVSSPAGLTGPAFDPAAGDNYDPDDPFSAF